A portion of the Acidihalobacter yilgarnensis genome contains these proteins:
- a CDS encoding prenyltransferase/squalene oxidase repeat-containing protein, with the protein MTHACLLAWKDRLLPRARAPRARLALDAIADWLGRAQDESGCGGVCANYDLQKRHWAGAYPETTGYIIPTLFNYAEHSGRTEFRDRAIRMADWETEIQLSDGGVRAGTMDASTVVPAIFNTGQVLFGWARAFEETQEPRYQDSLVRASDWLVDAQDDDGAWRRFASPFASHRLNTYNTRTAYGLAVAAKVIGDGRYLLAAQRNVAWALTQAEANGWLPNNCLEDNEHPLTHTIAYALRGILEVSVAAGDARGMDFAVRAAKAVAKAQRPDGALPGRLDRQWRASVSWSCVTGNAQMAVIWLRLAELVGEPALTAAADRAINFNLSLMDLNNANLGIRGGVKGSHPLDGGYMRYRYPNWAAKFFADALMLHDNPASIG; encoded by the coding sequence ATGACGCACGCATGCTTGCTGGCGTGGAAGGATCGCCTGCTGCCGCGCGCTCGCGCCCCGAGAGCCAGATTGGCACTTGACGCCATCGCCGATTGGCTCGGCCGGGCCCAGGATGAAAGCGGTTGTGGTGGTGTGTGTGCGAACTATGACCTTCAAAAGCGTCACTGGGCGGGCGCATATCCGGAAACCACGGGTTACATCATTCCGACATTATTCAATTATGCAGAACATTCCGGGCGAACCGAATTCCGTGACCGTGCCATACGCATGGCCGATTGGGAAACGGAGATTCAATTGTCCGACGGAGGCGTGCGTGCCGGAACGATGGATGCATCCACGGTTGTCCCGGCCATCTTCAATACGGGCCAGGTATTGTTCGGTTGGGCGAGGGCCTTCGAGGAGACGCAAGAACCCCGTTACCAGGATTCACTCGTTCGCGCATCCGATTGGTTGGTGGATGCGCAGGACGACGACGGCGCTTGGCGTCGATTCGCTTCACCCTTTGCGTCGCATAGGCTCAATACCTACAACACCAGGACGGCCTATGGCTTGGCGGTGGCAGCGAAGGTGATCGGAGACGGACGGTATTTGCTTGCGGCGCAGCGAAATGTCGCCTGGGCATTGACACAGGCGGAAGCCAATGGCTGGTTGCCGAATAATTGCCTTGAGGACAATGAGCATCCGCTGACGCATACGATCGCATACGCCCTGCGCGGCATACTCGAGGTATCGGTTGCAGCCGGCGATGCGCGGGGCATGGATTTCGCGGTCCGTGCGGCAAAAGCCGTGGCCAAGGCGCAGCGCCCTGACGGCGCCTTGCCGGGGCGGCTGGACCGTCAATGGCGCGCCAGCGTGTCCTGGAGTTGCGTAACCGGGAATGCGCAAATGGCGGTTATCTGGTTGCGGTTGGCGGAGCTCGTCGGCGAGCCGGCATTGACCGCCGCAGCGGACAGGGCGATCAACTTTAATCTGAGCCTGATGGACTTGAACAACGCCAACCTCGGTATTCGCGGAGGCGTCAAAGGTTCGCACCCCTTGGATGGAGGCTATATGCGCTACCGCTATCCGAACTGGGCCGCCAAGTTTTTTGCCGACGCGCTGATGTTGCATGACAATCCGGCAAGCATCGGCTGA
- a CDS encoding carboxylate--amine ligase: MNREVMGGPVPALVLGSGFNGLGVARSLGMLGVPVYLADTDTKRPEMRTRYAHPLKIAALQGDPLIRDLQVLAQTRLAGPKPVLVLTQEQTVRTVGSAQAILSPLFRFLLPPAGILDTLMHKAGFDRLAAQTGLRVPRTVQVREAADVDTALALTCPLIIKPAVHAPAYEQRFRKAYRVEDANTARELLGRILDVLPDVVVQEWIPGNDSDIYFCLQQLAVNGQIEASFVGRKIRSWPPNVGGTASCIAAPECAELSAITANFFTRVEMCGLASMEYKRHATTGEFVAIEPTVGRTDYQEEVATLNGMNLPYAYYCSARGRHCHHRSVLQTRRSSGATSRPTSSPPSTPIKSCRVGRLNMVRSGMPCGVSMIRGPG; encoded by the coding sequence GTGAATCGGGAAGTGATGGGCGGCCCCGTGCCGGCCTTGGTGCTCGGTAGCGGTTTCAACGGGCTCGGCGTCGCGCGCAGTCTGGGAATGCTCGGCGTGCCGGTGTATCTGGCAGACACCGACACGAAGCGCCCAGAGATGCGTACGCGTTATGCTCACCCGCTGAAGATCGCCGCACTGCAGGGTGATCCGCTGATCCGCGATTTGCAGGTGCTGGCTCAAACACGATTGGCCGGCCCAAAACCGGTGCTGGTGCTGACGCAGGAGCAGACGGTGCGTACTGTGGGGTCCGCCCAGGCGATACTGAGCCCCTTGTTCCGTTTTCTACTACCGCCGGCAGGCATCCTCGATACCCTGATGCATAAGGCAGGATTCGATCGTCTTGCCGCGCAGACGGGCTTACGCGTCCCCAGGACCGTGCAGGTGCGCGAGGCGGCCGATGTCGACACAGCGCTTGCGTTGACTTGCCCGTTGATCATCAAGCCGGCGGTGCATGCACCGGCCTATGAGCAGCGATTCCGCAAGGCCTACCGCGTGGAGGATGCCAACACGGCGCGTGAATTGCTCGGCCGTATTCTCGATGTGTTACCCGACGTGGTTGTACAGGAATGGATTCCTGGGAATGATTCCGATATTTATTTCTGTTTGCAGCAGTTGGCGGTCAATGGCCAAATAGAAGCCAGCTTCGTCGGCCGAAAAATTCGTTCATGGCCACCCAACGTCGGTGGTACGGCGTCGTGCATAGCCGCACCCGAATGCGCGGAGCTGTCCGCGATCACGGCAAACTTTTTCACGCGGGTCGAGATGTGCGGTCTAGCTAGCATGGAGTACAAACGGCATGCGACAACAGGCGAATTTGTCGCCATCGAACCGACCGTGGGGCGTACCGATTATCAGGAGGAAGTGGCAACCTTGAATGGGATGAATCTGCCTTACGCCTACTATTGTTCGGCGCGGGGGCGGCATTGCCATCACAGAAGTGTGCTTCAAACGCGCCGATCATCTGGCGCGACCAGCAGGCCGACCAGCAGTCCTCCGAGCACCCCGATCAAGTCGTGCAGGGTTGGCCGGTTAAACATGGTGCGGTCCGGGATGCCTTGTGGCGTCTCGATGATCCGCGGCCCTGGCTGA
- a CDS encoding glycosyltransferase family 4 protein: MKVLYHHRIGSKDGQFVHIAEMVHALEQEGAEVVVVGPGAVDNQSFGGESGLISQLKKRLPRAFYELLELTYSVLDYWKLRRAIAEHRPDVIYERYNLLFVSGVWAQQRYALPLLLEVNAPLLDERGRYDGIALHQLARWSERHVWRGADHVLTVTGVLARRIAREAVADTRITVTPNGIEPEQFAGLPSREEAKRQLGLNGRLVLGFTGFVREWHGLDGILDLMVEYPDLNLHLLLVGDGPARAPLESRARELGLSNRITFTGVIEREQVPTYVVAFDVALQPAVVPYASPLKLFEYLAAGCAIVAPASENILEILTNERNALLFDPEQPQTRTDAILRLANDAALRQRLGEAAASTISEQGLTWRTNARRVLEIAEDLLKTRAKGQTGERP, translated from the coding sequence ATGAAAGTGTTATATCACCACCGAATCGGCTCGAAGGACGGGCAATTTGTGCACATCGCTGAGATGGTGCATGCGCTCGAGCAGGAGGGTGCCGAGGTGGTGGTGGTGGGGCCGGGCGCAGTCGACAATCAGTCCTTCGGCGGAGAATCTGGCCTCATCTCGCAGCTGAAGAAACGGTTGCCGCGCGCGTTCTACGAATTACTTGAGTTGACCTACAGCGTACTGGATTACTGGAAATTGCGTCGTGCGATCGCCGAGCATCGGCCGGATGTGATTTACGAGCGCTATAACCTGTTATTTGTTTCTGGGGTCTGGGCCCAGCAACGGTATGCGCTCCCGCTGCTGCTTGAAGTCAATGCCCCGCTTCTCGATGAGCGTGGCCGCTACGACGGGATCGCGCTGCATCAATTGGCTAGATGGAGCGAGCGCCATGTCTGGCGTGGCGCGGATCATGTATTGACCGTGACCGGGGTATTGGCGCGGCGCATTGCACGCGAGGCTGTCGCTGATACGCGGATTACGGTGACCCCCAATGGCATAGAACCGGAGCAGTTCGCCGGATTGCCGAGCCGCGAGGAGGCTAAGCGTCAGCTGGGGCTAAACGGACGCCTGGTACTGGGATTTACCGGTTTCGTGCGCGAATGGCATGGTTTGGATGGCATTCTCGATCTGATGGTCGAATACCCTGATTTGAATCTGCACCTCCTGCTGGTGGGTGATGGCCCGGCGCGGGCGCCACTGGAATCCCGTGCGCGCGAGCTGGGACTGAGTAATCGAATTACGTTCACCGGGGTGATCGAGCGGGAACAGGTGCCTACTTACGTGGTGGCCTTCGACGTGGCATTACAACCGGCGGTAGTCCCCTATGCATCACCACTCAAATTGTTTGAATATCTGGCTGCGGGTTGCGCCATCGTGGCCCCTGCCAGCGAGAATATTCTCGAAATTCTAACAAACGAACGCAATGCGCTGTTGTTTGATCCCGAACAGCCACAGACGAGGACGGATGCGATCTTACGATTGGCCAACGACGCGGCGTTGCGCCAGCGCCTCGGCGAAGCGGCGGCGAGTACCATCAGTGAGCAGGGACTGACATGGCGAACGAACGCCAGACGTGTTTTGGAGATCGCCGAAGACTTGCTTAAAACCCGCGCCAAGGGACAGACCGGGGAGCGGCCGTGA
- a CDS encoding glycosyltransferase family 4 protein, translated as MDAARTIRILSFSSLYPNAAQPRHGVFVEERLRHLVASGGVSVTVTVLAPVPWFPWTHPRFGHYARFAAVPSEEFRQGIRVLHPRYPVLPKIGMSVAPWLMARALLPVLRKLASREGGFDLIDAHYFYPDGVAAVWLGKQLGKPVVVTARGTDVNWIPQYWLPRQQIRWAASRARGIISVSKALAEHLVNLGVARERITVLRNGVDLDVFRPEPEARTTLRNELGLEGAVVLSVGGLIERKGHHITIDAMRRLESATLLIAGEGPLKAGLLRQVAEAGLSARVRFLGPIAHEHLPRYFSAADVSVLASSREGMPNVVLESLACGTPVVACNAEGVSEVLVEAVAGRVAPSRDAETLASLVAEVLAAPPARDDVRAYALRFGWDETSAGQLKLFQHICDSSETLG; from the coding sequence ATGGATGCCGCAAGGACGATCAGAATCCTGAGTTTCTCAAGCCTGTATCCCAATGCAGCGCAACCGCGTCATGGCGTATTCGTCGAGGAGCGCTTGCGACATTTGGTGGCCAGTGGCGGGGTGTCGGTCACGGTCACGGTGCTGGCGCCGGTGCCCTGGTTTCCATGGACTCACCCGCGATTTGGGCACTATGCGCGGTTCGCAGCGGTGCCATCAGAGGAATTCAGGCAGGGGATACGCGTTTTGCATCCGCGTTATCCGGTGTTGCCCAAGATCGGTATGAGTGTTGCGCCCTGGCTGATGGCCAGAGCATTGTTGCCGGTATTACGCAAACTTGCGTCACGCGAGGGTGGCTTCGATTTGATCGATGCGCACTATTTCTATCCCGATGGTGTGGCTGCCGTTTGGCTGGGGAAGCAGCTAGGCAAACCGGTCGTGGTGACCGCACGGGGCACCGATGTAAACTGGATTCCACAGTACTGGCTGCCAAGACAGCAGATTCGCTGGGCAGCCTCACGCGCACGAGGCATCATTTCGGTGTCCAAGGCGCTTGCCGAGCATCTGGTGAATTTAGGGGTCGCGCGCGAACGTATTACCGTACTGCGTAACGGCGTCGATCTGGACGTCTTCCGACCAGAACCCGAAGCGAGGACAACATTACGAAACGAGCTCGGTCTTGAGGGGGCGGTGGTGTTGTCTGTCGGCGGGTTGATCGAGCGTAAAGGACATCACATCACGATTGACGCCATGCGCCGACTCGAATCGGCGACGCTGTTGATTGCGGGTGAGGGGCCACTCAAGGCGGGATTGCTGCGGCAGGTTGCGGAAGCGGGGTTGTCTGCGCGCGTGCGTTTTCTCGGCCCGATCGCGCATGAGCATCTGCCACGCTATTTCAGCGCGGCGGACGTCTCGGTGCTGGCCTCCAGCCGCGAAGGCATGCCGAATGTGGTACTCGAATCATTGGCCTGCGGGACGCCCGTGGTCGCCTGTAATGCAGAAGGCGTGAGCGAGGTGCTCGTTGAAGCGGTCGCTGGCCGAGTGGCGCCCTCACGCGATGCCGAGACGCTGGCATCTCTCGTCGCCGAGGTACTTGCGGCGCCTCCCGCTCGTGATGACGTCAGGGCTTATGCACTGCGTTTTGGTTGGGACGAAACAAGTGCCGGACAGCTTAAGCTGTTCCAGCATATCTGCGATAGCTCGGAGACGCTCGGATGA
- a CDS encoding sulfotransferase produces the protein MMPPISLFGLTRSGTTWMGKILDSHPQTLDRHEPDSVRRLSMPLFPALADADVDSAEIHPLFTDMPNMRKSKIVGKMPLVPKDYRFAPAFALKRAGILGAKFVGRVSSGFPVPFLPRAERRGHGRIVWTSAESLGRWGILLDVLKDAVAIHLLRHPCDHIASVLRGEAARTLVDNRPSSDDYGLLEMLLATGPARRRHGLSLVAQSPLGEKGFAADVTG, from the coding sequence ATGATGCCGCCAATTTCACTGTTTGGATTGACACGTTCAGGGACCACCTGGATGGGCAAGATTTTGGATAGCCACCCGCAAACGCTTGACCGGCATGAGCCTGATAGCGTGCGGCGCTTGTCAATGCCCTTGTTTCCGGCGCTGGCGGATGCCGACGTTGATAGCGCAGAAATTCATCCGTTGTTCACTGATATGCCGAACATGCGCAAGTCCAAGATTGTTGGCAAAATGCCGCTAGTCCCAAAGGATTATCGCTTCGCGCCAGCCTTTGCACTGAAGCGTGCCGGCATCCTGGGTGCCAAATTTGTCGGACGTGTGAGCAGTGGTTTCCCTGTGCCATTTTTGCCCCGTGCCGAGCGTCGTGGGCATGGGCGAATTGTCTGGACAAGCGCCGAGTCGCTGGGGCGATGGGGTATCCTGCTCGATGTCCTCAAGGATGCGGTTGCGATTCATCTACTGCGTCACCCGTGCGACCACATCGCCTCGGTGTTGCGCGGTGAGGCGGCCCGTACCCTCGTCGATAATCGACCCTCCAGTGACGATTACGGCTTACTGGAGATGCTGTTGGCGACCGGGCCTGCCCGGCGTCGACACGGTTTGAGTCTGGTGGCTCAAAGTCCGCTCGGCGAGAAAGGGTTCGCCGCCGACGTGACCGGCTAA
- a CDS encoding XrtA/PEP-CTERM system amidotransferase, translating into MCGIAGIVCGAFDHIPDRALLECMGQSLAHRGPDQAGIYTGVGIGIVHRRLSIIDLTHGRQPMVGGEGRWVLSYNGEIYNFRELMQELSELGYSFEGHSDTEVLLQAWRAWGRACIDRFIGMFAFALWDNETRELHLVRDRLGIKPLYYGFTREGDFIFGSELKALLVHPGLARDLDPLAIEEYLALGYVPDPRSILKQVNTLPAGHTLCFRPGEMQPVAQRYWDVDLSKQHDGDEQSLMESLRERLADAVRLRLIADVPLGAFLSGGVDSSAVVALMSETMPSAVQTCAIGFDDPAYDESPYSRQVAKHFSTDHDELIVHAAGHEMFDRLAEVYDAPFADSSALPTYAVCELARRRVKVALSGDGGDEIFGGYRRYRLHLSESRVRELLPLGLRKRLFGTLGRWYPKADWAPQALRAKTTLQALARDTVEAYFHTVSATPHTVRQRLYSTRFRSELQGYSALELFREHARHATTDDPLRIAQYLDLKTWLPGDILTKVDRASMAHALEVRVPLLDHRVVEWGMSLPTARKIHRGESKYLLKRALERDLPSEIIYRRKQGFSVPLKQWFRGPLTEPFEKVLQNSALADSGLFDMDEIRCVWREHHTGMSDHGTVLWSLLMLNSSLEHLVRYPAYTASHDTLARPLV; encoded by the coding sequence GTGTGCGGAATCGCAGGTATCGTGTGCGGCGCGTTCGATCATATTCCTGATCGAGCACTTCTTGAGTGCATGGGGCAATCACTCGCACATCGTGGCCCGGATCAGGCGGGTATCTATACAGGCGTCGGCATCGGTATCGTTCATCGTAGGCTTTCCATCATCGATTTAACGCATGGTCGCCAACCGATGGTCGGTGGTGAAGGCCGCTGGGTACTGAGCTATAACGGTGAGATCTACAATTTCCGAGAGCTGATGCAGGAACTCAGTGAATTGGGCTACTCCTTTGAGGGCCATTCGGATACCGAGGTGCTCCTGCAGGCCTGGCGCGCATGGGGCCGTGCCTGTATCGACCGTTTCATCGGGATGTTCGCCTTTGCATTATGGGACAATGAAACACGCGAGCTGCATCTGGTGCGAGACCGTCTGGGTATCAAGCCGCTGTATTACGGTTTTACCCGAGAAGGCGATTTCATATTCGGATCAGAACTCAAGGCGTTGCTCGTACATCCTGGATTGGCGCGCGACCTCGATCCACTGGCTATCGAGGAATATCTGGCACTGGGTTATGTGCCTGATCCGCGCTCTATTCTCAAACAGGTGAATACATTGCCGGCCGGGCATACGCTTTGTTTCCGGCCAGGAGAGATGCAGCCGGTCGCTCAGCGGTATTGGGATGTCGATCTGAGCAAGCAGCATGATGGCGACGAGCAATCGCTGATGGAATCACTGCGCGAGCGTCTGGCCGATGCCGTGCGTCTACGCCTGATTGCAGACGTGCCGCTTGGCGCCTTTCTTTCCGGCGGTGTGGATTCCAGTGCGGTGGTCGCACTGATGTCCGAGACGATGCCTAGCGCCGTGCAGACTTGTGCGATTGGTTTTGATGACCCAGCTTACGATGAATCGCCTTATTCTCGTCAGGTGGCGAAACACTTCTCGACGGATCATGACGAACTTATCGTGCACGCGGCCGGTCATGAAATGTTCGATCGCCTGGCGGAGGTTTACGACGCACCTTTCGCAGATAGTTCTGCACTGCCGACCTACGCGGTCTGCGAGCTCGCGCGGCGGCGTGTCAAGGTGGCACTGTCTGGCGATGGTGGTGACGAAATATTCGGCGGCTACCGTCGTTACCGCTTGCACCTGAGTGAAAGTCGTGTGCGCGAGCTGCTACCACTGGGGTTGCGAAAACGCCTGTTTGGGACACTCGGGCGATGGTATCCGAAGGCGGACTGGGCGCCTCAAGCTTTACGTGCGAAGACCACGTTGCAGGCCTTGGCGCGGGACACGGTCGAGGCCTATTTTCACACGGTATCCGCGACGCCTCACACCGTGCGCCAGCGGCTTTATAGCACGCGCTTTCGCAGCGAACTACAGGGCTATAGCGCATTGGAGCTGTTCCGTGAACATGCACGGCATGCCACGACGGACGACCCGTTGCGAATTGCCCAGTATCTCGATCTCAAAACCTGGTTGCCTGGAGACATTCTCACCAAGGTCGATCGCGCGAGCATGGCGCATGCCCTGGAGGTACGCGTACCGCTGCTTGACCATCGTGTGGTCGAATGGGGCATGTCGTTGCCGACCGCTCGCAAGATTCATCGGGGCGAGAGCAAGTATCTTCTCAAGCGTGCATTGGAACGCGATCTGCCGAGCGAGATTATCTATCGACGTAAGCAGGGGTTTTCCGTGCCGCTGAAACAATGGTTCCGGGGCCCCCTGACGGAACCTTTCGAAAAGGTTCTTCAAAATTCTGCGCTGGCGGATTCAGGCTTGTTCGATATGGATGAGATACGATGCGTCTGGCGTGAACATCATACGGGCATGAGTGACCACGGCACCGTGCTGTGGAGTTTGTTGATGCTGAACAGTTCATTGGAGCATCTGGTACGTTATCCGGCCTATACGGCATCGCACGACACGCTTGCGCGCCCGTTAGTTTAA
- a CDS encoding TIGR03088 family PEP-CTERM/XrtA system glycosyltransferase — translation MNPPGPAPVIDVGSAVSPDQRPLIAHVVYRLDFGGMETVLVNLINRMGNVDYRHAVICLAGYTDFRDRIQSEDVVVYTLNKRAGKDLPSYWRLFKYLRRLSPALVNTYNLPALDMAPIARLAGCRVVHSEHGWLVGKEAVPTKYIRLRKLMRPFVDRFVAVSRDLELWLRDVVEIKAKKLVCIHNGVDPSRFIHDQSVRNSTRESLGLAMDDFVIGTVARLDPVKAQTTLIEAFARLIECHDENGKIRLLIVGEGPERPRLERLIRARQLEHAVLLTGARTDVPELLASFDVFALPSENEGVSIAVLEAMASALPVIASRVGGNPEVVVDAETGMLVEVGDVNALADSMSCYWRDIKLARAHGAAGRLRMRSEFSLDAMVEQYRRLYGNVLNFRPTRVDHRGVS, via the coding sequence ATGAATCCACCTGGACCTGCACCTGTTATTGATGTCGGCTCAGCCGTATCGCCAGATCAGCGGCCATTAATTGCGCACGTTGTGTATCGACTGGATTTCGGTGGCATGGAAACCGTATTAGTCAATTTGATCAATCGGATGGGCAATGTTGATTATCGACATGCGGTAATTTGTCTTGCTGGCTATACGGATTTCAGGGATCGTATTCAGTCTGAAGACGTTGTTGTCTACACGCTGAACAAGCGTGCAGGGAAAGATTTACCCAGCTATTGGCGTTTGTTTAAGTATCTGCGTCGGTTAAGTCCCGCGCTGGTGAATACCTATAATTTGCCTGCGCTGGATATGGCGCCGATCGCGCGTCTGGCAGGATGCCGAGTCGTGCATTCTGAGCATGGCTGGTTAGTGGGGAAGGAAGCCGTTCCGACGAAATATATCAGGCTGCGAAAATTGATGCGCCCGTTCGTCGATCGATTTGTGGCGGTATCCCGAGATCTGGAGTTATGGCTTCGTGATGTGGTCGAGATCAAGGCAAAAAAACTCGTCTGTATCCACAACGGCGTCGATCCTAGTCGATTTATACACGATCAATCAGTGAGAAACAGTACCCGAGAATCTCTCGGCTTGGCTATGGATGATTTTGTGATTGGGACGGTCGCCAGACTCGATCCGGTCAAGGCGCAGACGACGCTTATAGAGGCGTTTGCTCGCCTGATTGAGTGTCATGATGAAAATGGCAAAATTCGCTTGCTCATCGTCGGTGAAGGTCCAGAACGTCCTCGACTTGAGCGTTTGATCCGCGCGAGGCAACTCGAGCACGCGGTGCTACTCACCGGCGCCCGAACGGATGTGCCTGAATTGCTTGCCTCTTTTGATGTGTTTGCACTGCCTTCTGAGAACGAAGGTGTATCGATCGCTGTGCTTGAGGCCATGGCAAGTGCGCTGCCGGTCATTGCGAGCCGTGTCGGTGGTAATCCAGAAGTTGTTGTCGACGCTGAGACGGGAATGTTGGTCGAGGTGGGGGATGTCAATGCCTTGGCCGATTCGATGTCGTGTTACTGGCGCGATATCAAGCTCGCGCGGGCGCATGGTGCCGCGGGTCGTCTACGGATGCGGTCGGAATTTTCACTTGACGCGATGGTGGAACAATATCGCAGGCTGTACGGCAATGTACTGAATTTCAGACCGACTAGGGTTGATCACAGAGGGGTGTCGTAG
- the xrtA gene encoding exosortase A codes for MQIDRVRSHFVLGTLILIYLALFWETLSRMVGVWSGDGTFQYAFFILPISVFLIYLRRTVTQGLSFHVSGYGALLVLVFSLMWAVGTIIGVQLVQQFSVIALLPALVLTVYGTSVFRALIFPLLYLFFGFPWPVAHVTTILQHITAAMSVWLLQHTGYVAYLHGVLIETEVATWHVADACSGIKFFLASLALGALYANLFYTSWRRRAAFMVAAFVVPIVANSLRVYFTVVIGEVFGVEYASGTDHLIFGWQFFGTVLVLLFGAGWFWRESPLEFATVQFPVYFGRRSSILKALPLGAVFLLCGPGMIWLSTYAAKSPATRPMINTKFDGWHVLLTQANPLGARFKRPDQVVMSTYGDGVINVNLVAVDYAGRPMHDHKLFMIGNRRYDSTQWSVQQRSHDALSGIPIPYSVHQTWLISSNAHRLMWYWYEVNGVSASGLIAVKLLQLENFVLGKPIVTRLIILSAPVRADSKSAEAALLAFTKAYWAGNHSGTAYPSQGLSG; via the coding sequence ATGCAAATCGATAGAGTCAGATCGCACTTCGTATTGGGGACGCTGATACTGATATATCTTGCGTTGTTTTGGGAGACGCTATCGAGAATGGTTGGCGTTTGGAGTGGTGACGGCACTTTTCAATATGCTTTTTTTATATTGCCCATCAGTGTTTTCCTGATTTACCTGCGCCGAACCGTGACGCAGGGTTTGTCATTCCATGTGAGTGGTTATGGTGCCCTGTTGGTCTTGGTTTTTAGTCTGATGTGGGCGGTAGGTACGATTATTGGTGTGCAACTGGTGCAGCAGTTTTCGGTAATTGCGCTTTTGCCTGCACTTGTTTTGACCGTTTATGGCACCAGTGTCTTTCGCGCACTGATCTTTCCCCTGTTATATCTGTTTTTTGGATTCCCATGGCCCGTAGCGCATGTCACGACTATTTTGCAGCATATCACGGCGGCGATGAGTGTCTGGTTACTGCAACATACTGGGTATGTCGCCTATCTGCATGGCGTTTTAATTGAAACTGAGGTTGCAACCTGGCATGTGGCCGATGCCTGTAGCGGTATTAAGTTTTTCCTGGCTTCCCTTGCATTGGGGGCATTATACGCGAATTTATTTTATACCAGTTGGCGTCGTCGTGCGGCATTCATGGTCGCGGCATTCGTGGTCCCAATCGTAGCCAATAGTTTGAGGGTTTACTTTACTGTGGTTATCGGTGAGGTATTTGGCGTCGAGTATGCCAGTGGCACTGATCACTTGATATTCGGCTGGCAATTCTTTGGGACTGTGCTGGTTCTTCTGTTCGGTGCCGGTTGGTTCTGGCGAGAGTCACCACTAGAGTTTGCCACAGTGCAGTTCCCCGTCTATTTTGGAAGGCGATCATCCATATTGAAAGCATTGCCGTTGGGTGCTGTGTTTTTATTGTGTGGGCCCGGAATGATCTGGTTATCGACTTATGCTGCTAAGTCACCGGCGACTCGGCCAATGATCAACACGAAATTCGACGGTTGGCATGTGCTTTTGACGCAGGCAAATCCACTCGGCGCACGATTTAAACGTCCGGATCAAGTCGTCATGTCTACCTATGGCGATGGAGTTATCAACGTAAATCTTGTGGCCGTGGATTATGCGGGAAGACCCATGCATGATCATAAGCTTTTCATGATCGGGAATCGCCGTTACGACAGCACCCAGTGGTCAGTCCAACAAAGATCACATGATGCGCTATCAGGTATTCCTATTCCGTACTCCGTTCATCAAACTTGGTTGATCAGTAGCAATGCGCACCGCCTGATGTGGTATTGGTATGAAGTGAACGGCGTGTCTGCTTCTGGATTGATTGCAGTTAAGTTATTGCAGTTGGAGAATTTCGTTCTTGGTAAGCCCATTGTGACCCGATTGATCATCTTGTCTGCACCGGTGCGCGCCGATTCAAAATCTGCTGAAGCCGCGCTCCTGGCATTTACCAAAGCGTATTGGGCAGGAAACCATTCTGGCACGGCGTATCCGAGTCAGGGTTTGAGTGGATGA